The following coding sequences are from one Musa acuminata AAA Group cultivar baxijiao chromosome BXJ1-6, Cavendish_Baxijiao_AAA, whole genome shotgun sequence window:
- the LOC135676908 gene encoding large ribosomal subunit protein eL20, whose protein sequence is MVVFRFHQYQVVGRALPSATDEHPKIYRMKLWATNEVRAKSKFWYFLRKLKKVKKSNGQVLAINEIFERKPTKIKNYGIWLRYQSRTGYHNMYKEYRDTTLNGAVEQMYNEMASRHRVRYHCIQIIKTATIPSKLCKRESTKQFHDSKIKFPLVFKKVRPPSRKLKTTYKASRPNLFM, encoded by the exons ATGGTGGTTTTTAGG TTCCATCAGTATCAAGTGGTCGGTAGAGCTCTCCCTTCGGCGACCGATGAGCACCCGAAGATCTACCGAATGAAGCTGTGGGCTACGAACGAGGTCCGCGCCAAATCCAAGTTCTG GTACTTCTTGAGGAAGCTTAAGAAGGTTAAGAAGAGCAACGGACAAGTGTTGGCGATCAACGAG ATTTTTGAGCGGAAGCCCACTAAAATCAAGAACTATGGCATCTGGCTTCGATATCAGAGCAGAACAGGTTATCACAACATGTACAAGGAATATCGTGATACTACTCTCAATGGTGCTGTTGAACAGATGTATAATGAGATGGCTTCACGTCATCGAGTAAGGTATCACTGTATTCAGATAATTAAAACAGCTACAATACCTTCTAAGCTTTGCAAGAGGGAGAGCACTAAGCAGTTCCATGATTCCAAAATCAAGTTTCCTCTAGTGTTTAAGAAGGTTAGACCTCCAAGCAGGAAGCTGAAAACCACGTACAAGGCGTCAAGGCCAAACTTGTTTATGTAA